A single genomic interval of halophilic archaeon DL31 harbors:
- a CDS encoding hypothetical protein (KEGG: hla:Hlac_2028 hypothetical protein), producing the protein MNDELTGVEAELRSNAISVERVAVSDPIELTYTTAFPGNSVNHQEMGRALNTFIDLFEDGLEPRRIEATVLRSDEDVQGSWHAEPDWFEALAAYRINEEEFSARVLDTLEEP; encoded by the coding sequence ATGAACGACGAGCTAACCGGAGTCGAGGCTGAACTTCGGAGCAACGCGATCAGCGTCGAACGGGTCGCGGTGAGTGACCCCATCGAACTCACCTACACGACCGCATTCCCCGGCAATTCAGTGAACCATCAGGAGATGGGTCGGGCGCTCAACACCTTTATCGACCTGTTCGAGGACGGGCTGGAGCCGCGGCGAATCGAGGCGACTGTCCTCCGAAGTGACGAGGACGTGCAGGGCAGCTGGCACGCCGAGCCCGACTGGTTCGAGGCGCTGGCAGCCTACCGCATCAACGAGGAGGAGTTCTCAGCGCGGGTGCTCGACACGCTAGAGGAACCGTG
- a CDS encoding hypothetical protein (KEGG: hma:rrnAC2559 hypothetical protein): MRGQQTQPDELLEPSPEYVLRCRYDDEDNPSEVTVFPGKEGELSTTEWLTANVDSTVALDEVR, from the coding sequence ATGCGTGGACAACAGACCCAGCCCGACGAGCTGCTCGAACCGTCCCCCGAGTACGTGCTGCGCTGCCGCTATGACGACGAAGACAACCCATCGGAGGTCACTGTCTTCCCTGGGAAGGAGGGCGAGCTGTCGACCACCGAGTGGCTCACCGCCAACGTGGATTCGACCGTGGCGCTCGACGAGGTTCGGTAG
- a CDS encoding protein of unknown function UPF0058 (PFAM: Uncharacterised protein family UPF0058~KEGG: hma:rrnAC1164 hypothetical protein) codes for MKKQELIHLHGLLAELQNNSDAAGEMPSDEYRELGVQPTSIHRSKTDHKAAVFALIHSITDEFEDGSAEPVPATAD; via the coding sequence ATGAAGAAGCAGGAGCTCATCCACCTTCACGGCCTGCTCGCCGAACTCCAGAACAACTCAGACGCTGCCGGCGAGATGCCGTCAGACGAGTACCGGGAACTGGGTGTACAGCCGACATCCATCCACCGATCCAAAACCGACCACAAGGCCGCTGTGTTCGCCCTTATTCACAGTATTACTGACGAATTCGAAGACGGCTCGGCGGAACCCGTGCCCGCGACCGCCGACTAA
- a CDS encoding UvrD/REP helicase (PFAM: DNA helicase, UvrD/REP type~KEGG: hut:Huta_1921 UvrD/REP helicase): MTELTPNEQQQKLIDATGGMHVVDAGAGTGKTFAVTRRYANLLRQPETEPEDVLLVTFTNNAAAEMKERVVANCDYSMSALRDAPINTFHGHCHELLLQDGFAAPKLLGIDDSITSSTQLLENEVIEDKRFRQFLSQFTDDHPEHHDFLRVLRDGTSLLDLIRELAAKGVFPTADGWYRDGESHLDGDFEAFETLFDAANEPNEGVNGPTESDLRSGLSGFERGRCFLPDAPEGTEIRDGYPSIDDVWAERAFGEERAALKAFVHDAYFGYLQFALRRNYLNFSFLQLFAFVLLCEDHALRESVAFDYVMVDEFQDTSEIQFKLALLLAGTNNICVVGDWKQSIYGFQYASVDNIRTFEDRVVDYKAELNGDDDERIPYTVDDVNRIPLVENYRSTQSILTFAEKSLTLPATNSEAVALTTDDIKSLDAVTDRDHSVIEAFRSEDEHEAILTRIQSVVGNRAYAVEGEDGKLRPPTYDDVAVLTRTRRFGRELQRVADEYSIPTAYEGGVELYDTEQAILLLAWLRILEDEDSRRGWAVVLEDAEYTLEEVAEILDTAVYPENMLDFRDRLAGAQTVGTAAQLVFDRYGFDDAYADALVAVLQGTFDSTTGNRGEIVRFLERSLDAEATQEVDDNPGGDSITVQTIHAAKGLEHPIVLLANVNQYSFPPAGGSPDRIRYDDPVGLRQTQLYAEAHGQPHCYDTWRYRVLSSCLDREYDEERRLLYVAITRAESHVLVSAGPSPSPFFENLPLDPVDVEPNVEPVDTGRTEQSRLTVSVPVKAVPSGQSPHSLMNEAVFSDVQEGRGTDFGTRVHEFAEAYINGESVESSNDDERNVRSFLDSLSGDLRAEQDAYLPVTVEGERVTISGIIDLLHLTADRVEIVDFKTDLGRHAEPEYRKQLSIYSHVARHTFPERAVTTALYYTASGERVDIEPMSLEEISKLVAATRDQAEPEHPPQDE; this comes from the coding sequence ATGACTGAACTCACCCCCAACGAACAACAGCAGAAACTCATCGACGCCACCGGGGGGATGCACGTCGTCGACGCTGGCGCCGGGACGGGCAAGACCTTCGCTGTGACGCGTCGCTATGCGAATCTGCTCAGACAGCCGGAGACCGAACCGGAGGATGTCCTGCTGGTCACCTTCACGAACAACGCCGCCGCCGAAATGAAGGAACGCGTCGTCGCTAACTGCGACTACTCGATGTCGGCGCTCCGTGACGCTCCCATCAACACGTTCCACGGTCACTGCCACGAGCTGCTGCTACAGGACGGGTTCGCCGCGCCGAAACTGCTGGGCATCGACGACAGCATCACATCATCGACCCAACTGTTGGAAAACGAGGTCATCGAGGACAAACGGTTCCGCCAGTTCCTCTCTCAGTTCACTGACGACCACCCCGAGCATCACGACTTCCTGCGGGTCCTCCGAGACGGAACGTCGCTGCTGGACCTGATTCGAGAACTCGCCGCGAAGGGTGTGTTCCCGACCGCTGACGGCTGGTACCGCGACGGTGAGAGTCACCTGGATGGCGATTTCGAGGCGTTCGAGACGCTGTTCGATGCCGCCAACGAACCGAACGAAGGAGTGAACGGCCCGACGGAGTCGGACCTCCGTTCCGGACTGAGTGGGTTCGAGCGCGGGCGCTGTTTCCTGCCAGATGCGCCCGAGGGGACCGAAATCCGGGACGGCTACCCGAGCATCGACGATGTGTGGGCCGAACGTGCCTTCGGGGAGGAGCGGGCCGCGCTGAAAGCGTTCGTCCACGACGCGTACTTCGGCTATCTCCAGTTCGCGCTCCGGCGGAACTACCTCAACTTCAGCTTCCTCCAACTGTTCGCCTTCGTCCTGCTCTGTGAGGACCACGCGCTCCGGGAGTCAGTCGCCTTCGACTACGTGATGGTCGACGAGTTCCAGGACACCAGCGAGATCCAGTTCAAACTCGCACTCTTGCTCGCCGGGACGAACAACATCTGTGTCGTCGGCGACTGGAAGCAGAGCATCTACGGCTTCCAGTACGCATCAGTCGACAACATCCGGACGTTCGAAGACCGCGTTGTCGACTACAAGGCGGAACTCAACGGCGATGACGACGAGCGAATCCCGTATACTGTCGACGACGTGAACCGCATCCCACTTGTCGAGAACTACCGGTCGACCCAGTCCATACTGACCTTCGCCGAGAAAAGCCTGACCCTCCCTGCAACAAATAGCGAAGCGGTTGCGCTCACGACTGACGACATCAAATCGTTGGACGCGGTGACCGACCGCGACCACTCCGTTATCGAGGCGTTCAGAAGCGAGGACGAGCACGAGGCCATCCTCACCCGTATCCAGAGCGTCGTCGGGAACCGAGCGTACGCCGTCGAAGGCGAGGACGGCAAACTCAGGCCACCAACGTATGACGACGTGGCCGTGTTGACGCGGACCCGCCGCTTCGGGCGGGAACTCCAGCGCGTCGCCGACGAGTACAGCATCCCAACAGCCTACGAGGGCGGTGTCGAACTGTACGACACTGAACAGGCCATCCTCCTGCTCGCGTGGCTCCGCATCCTCGAAGACGAAGATTCCCGACGTGGCTGGGCGGTCGTCCTCGAGGACGCTGAGTACACGCTGGAGGAGGTTGCGGAAATCCTCGACACGGCGGTCTACCCCGAGAACATGCTCGACTTCCGAGACCGGCTCGCCGGCGCGCAAACTGTTGGAACGGCCGCCCAGTTGGTGTTCGATCGGTACGGGTTCGACGACGCGTACGCAGATGCCCTGGTCGCCGTCCTCCAAGGAACGTTCGACAGCACCACTGGAAACCGTGGTGAGATCGTTCGCTTCCTCGAACGCAGTCTCGACGCAGAAGCGACCCAGGAAGTCGACGACAATCCCGGTGGGGACTCAATCACTGTCCAAACGATCCACGCGGCCAAAGGCCTCGAACACCCGATTGTCCTCTTGGCGAACGTGAATCAGTACAGCTTCCCGCCGGCCGGGGGCAGCCCAGACCGCATCCGCTACGACGATCCAGTTGGACTCCGACAGACCCAACTCTACGCCGAGGCCCACGGCCAGCCCCACTGCTACGATACCTGGCGCTATCGAGTGCTCTCGAGCTGCCTCGACAGGGAGTACGACGAGGAGCGGCGACTGCTCTACGTCGCGATTACGCGTGCGGAGAGCCACGTACTCGTCTCGGCTGGCCCCTCGCCCAGCCCGTTCTTCGAAAATCTCCCGCTCGACCCTGTCGACGTCGAACCAAACGTCGAACCAGTGGACACTGGCAGAACGGAACAGAGCCGACTGACGGTCTCCGTACCGGTCAAAGCGGTTCCCTCGGGCCAGTCACCGCACTCGCTGATGAACGAGGCCGTCTTCAGCGACGTGCAGGAAGGCAGAGGGACAGATTTCGGAACACGGGTCCACGAGTTCGCCGAGGCATACATCAACGGGGAGTCCGTCGAGTCTTCGAACGACGACGAGCGCAACGTTCGGTCATTCCTCGATTCGCTCTCCGGTGACCTCCGAGCGGAGCAGGATGCGTACTTGCCCGTCACTGTCGAGGGGGAACGGGTAACAATCTCGGGGATTATCGACTTGCTTCACCTGACTGCCGACCGCGTAGAGATAGTCGACTTCAAGACCGACCTCGGGCGGCATGCTGAGCCCGAGTACCGAAAGCAACTGAGCATCTACTCCCACGTCGCTCGGCACACATTCCCCGAGCGGGCGGTGACCACGGCTCTCTACTACACCGCGAGCGGGGAGCGCGTCGACATCGAGCCCATGAGTCTCGAAGAGATCTCCAAGCTCGTTGCAGCGACGAGAGACCAGGCTGAACCCGAACATCCACCGCAGGACGAGTAA
- a CDS encoding UspA domain-containing protein (PFAM: UspA~KEGG: htu:Htur_5239 UspA domain protein): protein MTSATQPLLRHLLVPVATETDARETARALSPYNPERVTIVHVVEKGEGIPDKTPVEQSEAVAEAAFTVFRETFPDAAEELVYERDVVEGVVDAANAVEASAIAFQPREGSRLRQFLSGDRTLRLVTEADRPVISLPGGGDR, encoded by the coding sequence ATGACGAGCGCTACACAGCCGTTACTGAGACATCTTCTCGTCCCAGTGGCGACGGAAACTGATGCACGGGAGACCGCACGCGCGCTCTCACCATACAACCCCGAGCGAGTGACTATTGTCCACGTCGTCGAGAAGGGGGAGGGAATCCCCGACAAGACGCCAGTTGAACAGTCAGAGGCGGTCGCCGAGGCCGCCTTTACGGTGTTCCGGGAGACGTTCCCCGACGCGGCGGAGGAGTTAGTTTACGAACGCGACGTTGTGGAAGGTGTCGTCGACGCCGCGAACGCCGTCGAAGCCAGTGCGATCGCGTTCCAACCACGGGAGGGGAGTCGACTGAGACAGTTCCTCTCGGGTGACCGGACCCTCCGGCTGGTGACGGAGGCTGACCGCCCCGTCATCTCGTTGCCCGGTGGAGGCGATAGATGA
- a CDS encoding amino acid permease-associated region (PFAM: Amino acid permease-associated region; UspA~KEGG: hmu:Hmuk_0195 amino acid permease-associated region): protein MSDEELAKDLGPLAALTIGVGTMIGAGIFVLPGDAIEGAGSFAVLSFLVGGAIALLTALSASELGTAMPRSGGAYFYVNEAFGPLLGSVAGWANWMGLAFASAFYMVGFGRYVVNIAGLPGGFLVFGVVVPWTKLIGLLGAALFIFINYVGAKETGRLQNIIVVILVIILTVFTAYGATRASVANLPPPKGFGPMLTTTGLIFVSYMGFVQITSVAEEIKEPGKNLPRAVIGSVLIVTVIYALVLIVMSAAVEPGYIQQVSDDGRIAVVAVAGVLLGPVGAGAMLIGGLLATASSANASILASSRINFAMGRDRLVSPELNRIHPNFGTPYRSIALTGVFILLFIVLAPIQILALLGSILHLIIYGLLNVALIVMREADVSEYEPSFHVPFYPYTPILGSLLSFALIVFIEPVVIVVGAAFVAFALAWYLFYGRSRTTKEGALSQYILSQPEEMPDAAVDAAESVKPSGDDYRVMVPLANPANQRDLITLGSAIAKQRGGTVHAVHIITVPDQTSLSYAADHLSELEEDHHSVLDAAREDAETFGVDIETHTVISHRSFKEVFDAAREHEADLTVMGWGPSSHGSPGRVESAIDEVASDLPCDFLVLKDRGFTPDRILVPTAGGPDSELSAEVANLLHAEFGSEVTLLNVADDVEAGEAFLEEWAAENDLEDATLRVETGDVESAIEAAASESTMVILGATERGLLSRLVRGSLVIDVAEDIGCSVLLAERARHRGVKERVRKLLGL, encoded by the coding sequence ATGAGCGACGAGGAGCTCGCGAAGGACCTTGGCCCACTAGCGGCGCTGACCATCGGCGTCGGGACGATGATCGGTGCCGGCATTTTCGTGCTCCCCGGCGACGCCATCGAGGGAGCCGGCTCATTTGCGGTTCTCTCGTTCCTGGTGGGTGGGGCTATCGCGCTGCTGACGGCGCTCTCTGCGAGCGAACTCGGGACGGCGATGCCCCGCTCCGGCGGCGCCTACTTCTACGTCAACGAGGCGTTCGGCCCGCTGCTCGGCTCGGTTGCGGGATGGGCGAACTGGATGGGGTTGGCCTTCGCCAGCGCGTTCTACATGGTCGGGTTCGGCCGCTATGTGGTGAATATCGCCGGCCTCCCTGGTGGATTCCTCGTCTTCGGGGTGGTTGTTCCGTGGACGAAACTCATCGGGCTACTCGGGGCCGCGCTGTTCATCTTCATCAACTACGTGGGGGCAAAAGAGACCGGTCGTCTCCAGAACATCATCGTCGTAATTCTCGTCATAATCTTGACCGTGTTCACGGCCTACGGTGCGACTCGCGCCTCGGTAGCGAACCTCCCGCCGCCGAAAGGGTTCGGGCCGATGCTGACGACGACAGGGCTCATCTTCGTCTCCTACATGGGCTTCGTACAGATCACCAGCGTCGCAGAGGAGATCAAAGAACCCGGGAAGAATCTCCCACGAGCGGTCATCGGCTCCGTTCTCATCGTGACCGTCATCTACGCGCTGGTGCTCATCGTGATGAGCGCCGCCGTCGAACCGGGCTACATCCAGCAGGTGTCCGATGACGGCCGAATCGCCGTCGTGGCTGTCGCTGGGGTCCTTCTCGGCCCCGTTGGTGCAGGCGCAATGCTGATCGGCGGGCTTCTGGCGACTGCCTCCAGCGCGAACGCCTCCATCCTCGCCTCCTCGCGTATCAACTTCGCAATGGGTCGGGACCGATTGGTCTCGCCGGAACTCAATCGCATCCACCCGAACTTCGGCACGCCCTACCGTTCGATTGCGCTCACGGGCGTGTTCATCCTGCTGTTCATCGTTCTGGCCCCGATCCAGATACTCGCGTTACTGGGAAGCATCCTCCACCTCATCATCTATGGCCTCCTAAACGTGGCGCTGATTGTGATGCGGGAGGCCGACGTCTCAGAGTACGAGCCGTCGTTCCACGTCCCGTTCTACCCGTACACGCCGATTCTCGGCTCGCTACTGTCGTTCGCCCTCATCGTCTTCATCGAACCGGTCGTCATCGTGGTGGGCGCTGCGTTCGTCGCGTTCGCGCTGGCGTGGTATCTGTTCTACGGGCGGTCGCGGACGACCAAGGAGGGCGCGCTCAGCCAGTATATCCTCTCGCAGCCAGAGGAGATGCCCGACGCGGCCGTCGACGCCGCCGAGAGCGTGAAGCCGAGCGGCGACGACTACCGGGTGATGGTGCCACTCGCGAACCCCGCCAACCAGAGGGACCTCATCACGCTGGGGAGCGCGATTGCCAAACAGCGCGGCGGCACCGTGCACGCCGTCCACATCATCACCGTCCCCGACCAGACCTCACTGAGCTATGCGGCCGACCACCTCAGCGAACTGGAGGAGGACCACCACTCCGTGCTCGACGCGGCCCGAGAGGACGCCGAGACCTTCGGTGTGGATATCGAGACTCACACCGTCATCTCCCACCGGTCGTTCAAGGAGGTCTTTGACGCCGCCCGCGAACACGAGGCCGACCTGACGGTGATGGGCTGGGGGCCCTCCAGTCACGGCTCGCCCGGCCGGGTCGAGAGCGCCATCGACGAGGTCGCCAGCGACCTCCCCTGTGATTTCCTCGTGCTCAAGGACCGCGGCTTCACCCCCGACCGTATCCTCGTCCCCACTGCGGGCGGCCCGGACTCCGAGCTCTCCGCCGAGGTGGCGAACCTCCTGCACGCGGAGTTCGGCTCGGAAGTGACGCTGCTGAACGTCGCCGACGACGTGGAAGCCGGCGAGGCGTTCCTCGAAGAGTGGGCAGCCGAGAACGACTTGGAAGACGCCACGCTGCGCGTCGAAACCGGCGACGTGGAATCGGCCATCGAGGCGGCCGCCAGCGAGTCGACGATGGTCATCCTCGGCGCGACCGAGCGTGGGCTCCTCTCCCGACTGGTTCGGGGCTCGCTCGTCATTGATGTTGCAGAGGACATCGGCTGTTCGGTGCTGTTGGCAGAACGGGCGCGCCACCGCGGCGTGAAAGAACGCGTTCGAAAACTACTCGGCCTATAA
- a CDS encoding putative transcriptional regulator, ArsR family (KEGG: hla:Hlac_2514 putative transcriptional regulator, ArsR family) has protein sequence MAERADRSIEAFDLLANEIRLEILRTLGEATANDESVPMAFSEIQRRVSVSDNGRFNYHLSKLLDRFVEKTDEGYELRPPGMRIYQAIISGAYTDEEEVGPARIEGEFCDDCKTDAKAWYENSHFHLGCAECGKLIIHYPIPPGSFDLEDPESMVTAASTWLLRDHISASQGVCPYCAGSVEATLSGDESGMESLEERKYRGVVTYSCHRCSWVLHCNPPFAMTTHPLVIGFFAERGIDVFACHPWAIYPDAEELVLSEDPWRVEIAYCVDGAEQRIIIDENVELLEAPDIEQEPADGL, from the coding sequence ATGGCTGAGCGAGCCGACCGTTCGATTGAGGCATTCGACCTTCTCGCTAACGAGATCCGGCTGGAGATCCTCCGGACGTTGGGCGAGGCGACCGCCAACGACGAGTCAGTCCCGATGGCGTTCTCCGAGATCCAGCGGCGGGTCAGCGTCAGCGATAACGGACGGTTCAACTACCACCTCAGCAAACTGCTCGACCGGTTCGTCGAGAAGACCGACGAGGGGTACGAGCTCCGGCCGCCCGGGATGCGTATCTACCAGGCCATCATCTCGGGTGCCTACACTGACGAAGAGGAGGTGGGCCCCGCGCGCATCGAGGGAGAGTTCTGTGACGACTGCAAGACTGACGCCAAGGCGTGGTACGAGAACAGCCACTTCCACCTTGGCTGTGCAGAATGTGGGAAACTCATCATCCACTACCCCATCCCCCCGGGAAGTTTCGACCTTGAGGACCCTGAATCAATGGTCACCGCCGCGAGTACGTGGCTCCTCCGGGACCATATCTCTGCAAGCCAGGGCGTCTGTCCCTACTGTGCGGGGTCGGTCGAGGCGACGCTCTCGGGCGACGAAAGCGGGATGGAGAGCTTAGAAGAGCGCAAGTACCGTGGCGTCGTGACCTACTCCTGTCACCGCTGTAGTTGGGTGCTTCACTGTAACCCGCCCTTCGCGATGACGACCCATCCGCTCGTCATTGGCTTCTTCGCCGAACGCGGCATCGACGTGTTTGCATGCCACCCGTGGGCCATCTACCCCGACGCGGAGGAACTCGTGCTCTCGGAGGACCCGTGGCGCGTCGAGATTGCCTACTGTGTCGACGGCGCCGAACAGCGCATCATCATCGACGAGAACGTCGAACTCCTCGAGGCACCGGATATCGAACAGGAACCGGCGGACGGATTATAG
- a CDS encoding hypothetical protein (manually curated~KEGG: hut:Huta_1715 hypothetical protein): MSVRRARTIEDLYEAVAAYDLVLTTDAPLSLALNRRIDTPRIGTFAATPRMLASGEFRPRDERTLFLQLVDETDLRWKHAAHLLENVLGCWEETGDLRAILEYETFDTAGTRSVLDAVEAAESAHKDLVDYSIPDTLSVAVVGEAQFTPLDRSVLPQEYDAVDPFETGEFDLPEFHCFSAATDIVDTVVDNVSPENAGDVAVIMDRGSAYPSLVESALDAADVPFYGGPEFADDEDLRTFLMLLRTAEADRQTRVVDVRPILQHLGVHPPVEDDEKFLHYLSHPDVEPLQQFCEDVPKMTFDEALRTFEAWIGHSLDDFRAELEQLGVSQAPIEAALDDVSFYLESFDVPVDRDDSGILLADATAAAYVDRPVVFYLGMDADWTHRVLDRPWVDTEAKDKQYLEQFQLLLQNGQQQYYLVQETSAGQPVTPCLYFHDLLDEEFDTFADLPSADYTRFSGRDRDGFEKVPVSAESETVEMLSQSSLRTFVNCPRDYFFDSLVESPDRDYFRKGNLFHDFAEFAVNHPDVVEATPREEIVDLCLAEMRPYVDDVDMDVLGTEFGIGLDVIQRYLAREPPVEREYDGYSQQWQDNFFADQFDQEITSSITERWFENPGLGGKGKVDLIQSPTTLLDYKSGRSGSAAKIVKDSAIDDVSDKPDFQALLYLANHRRVTPDEPLSFVFFHFLDLVDEEVVGEADLGDALVEVTYYPEPFEEFVTRQAAFEALCEGVAESNTRRKTLEKMGFEAYESFFDQHAFPPVDNTDELLDSEFAAAFTAFGKDAVGDYKYVESGTASALKELLKLRGRNYFEEDIDAFERFLDEQIDRVNEYRRSTFPVGDPTTDRINHRDLIPTDD; this comes from the coding sequence GTGTCAGTACGACGGGCCCGCACCATCGAGGACCTCTACGAAGCGGTCGCAGCGTACGATCTGGTGTTGACGACGGATGCACCGCTGAGTTTGGCCCTGAACCGCCGAATCGATACACCACGAATCGGAACGTTCGCCGCCACGCCCCGAATGCTCGCCTCCGGCGAGTTCCGGCCGCGTGACGAGAGGACGCTCTTCCTCCAGCTCGTCGACGAAACCGACCTGCGCTGGAAACACGCCGCCCACCTGCTCGAGAACGTCCTCGGGTGCTGGGAGGAGACCGGCGACCTCCGCGCAATCCTCGAGTACGAGACGTTCGACACTGCCGGGACACGCAGCGTGCTCGACGCCGTTGAGGCGGCCGAAAGCGCACACAAGGACCTCGTGGACTACTCAATCCCCGATACGCTCTCCGTGGCCGTCGTGGGTGAAGCCCAGTTTACTCCCCTCGACCGCTCAGTCCTGCCCCAAGAGTACGATGCTGTGGACCCCTTCGAGACGGGGGAGTTCGACCTCCCGGAGTTCCACTGTTTCTCCGCCGCGACAGACATTGTCGACACTGTTGTCGACAACGTCTCTCCGGAGAACGCAGGTGACGTCGCCGTCATTATGGATCGAGGCAGTGCGTACCCGTCCCTCGTCGAGTCAGCACTAGACGCAGCCGACGTTCCGTTCTACGGCGGCCCGGAGTTCGCCGACGACGAGGACCTGCGCACGTTCCTCATGCTGCTGCGGACGGCCGAGGCAGACCGACAAACCCGGGTGGTCGACGTGCGTCCCATTCTGCAGCACCTCGGCGTTCACCCGCCCGTCGAGGACGACGAAAAGTTCCTCCACTACCTGAGTCACCCAGACGTGGAGCCACTACAGCAGTTCTGCGAGGACGTTCCGAAGATGACGTTCGACGAAGCGCTACGCACGTTCGAGGCGTGGATTGGCCACTCGCTGGACGACTTTCGGGCGGAACTGGAGCAGCTCGGCGTCAGTCAGGCTCCCATCGAAGCGGCGCTGGACGACGTCTCGTTCTACCTCGAGTCGTTCGACGTCCCGGTCGACAGAGACGATTCGGGTATTCTGCTCGCCGACGCGACGGCTGCGGCTTACGTCGACCGCCCGGTCGTGTTCTACCTCGGGATGGACGCCGACTGGACACACCGCGTCCTGGACCGCCCGTGGGTCGACACCGAGGCCAAAGACAAGCAGTATCTCGAGCAGTTCCAGCTCCTCTTGCAGAACGGCCAGCAGCAGTACTACCTCGTCCAGGAAACGAGCGCTGGCCAGCCAGTAACCCCTTGTCTCTACTTCCACGACCTGCTCGACGAGGAGTTCGACACGTTCGCTGACCTTCCGTCGGCCGACTACACCCGGTTCAGCGGGCGCGACCGGGACGGATTCGAGAAGGTGCCAGTTTCCGCCGAGTCAGAGACAGTCGAGATGCTCAGCCAGTCGAGCCTTCGTACGTTCGTCAACTGCCCGCGGGACTACTTCTTTGACAGCCTCGTCGAGAGCCCCGACCGTGACTACTTCCGGAAGGGAAACCTGTTCCACGACTTCGCGGAGTTCGCTGTCAACCATCCCGACGTTGTCGAGGCCACACCCCGAGAGGAGATCGTGGATCTGTGCCTCGCAGAGATGCGCCCATACGTCGACGATGTGGATATGGACGTCCTCGGCACCGAGTTCGGAATCGGTCTCGACGTGATTCAGCGATACCTCGCCAGAGAGCCACCAGTCGAGCGTGAGTACGACGGCTACAGCCAGCAGTGGCAGGACAACTTCTTTGCTGATCAGTTCGACCAGGAGATTACCTCATCGATCACCGAACGGTGGTTCGAGAACCCCGGCCTCGGTGGCAAGGGGAAAGTCGACCTCATCCAGTCGCCGACGACGCTGCTGGACTACAAGAGCGGCCGTTCTGGCTCGGCCGCGAAGATTGTCAAGGATTCTGCGATCGACGATGTCAGCGACAAACCCGACTTCCAAGCGCTTCTGTATCTCGCGAATCACCGGCGTGTCACGCCAGATGAACCACTGTCGTTCGTCTTCTTCCACTTCCTTGACCTCGTCGACGAGGAGGTTGTCGGAGAAGCCGACCTCGGCGACGCGCTGGTGGAGGTGACGTACTACCCCGAACCCTTCGAGGAATTCGTGACGCGACAAGCGGCCTTCGAGGCGCTTTGCGAAGGGGTCGCTGAGAGCAACACCCGCAGGAAGACGCTCGAGAAAATGGGCTTCGAGGCCTACGAGTCCTTCTTCGACCAGCATGCGTTCCCGCCCGTCGACAATACCGACGAGCTGCTCGACAGTGAGTTCGCCGCCGCCTTCACCGCGTTCGGAAAAGACGCTGTTGGCGACTACAAATACGTCGAGAGCGGCACCGCATCCGCACTGAAGGAACTCCTGAAACTCCGCGGACGGAACTATTTCGAAGAAGACATCGACGCCTTCGAGCGGTTCCTGGACGAGCAGATCGATCGCGTCAACGAGTACCGTCGCTCAACGTTCCCCGTCGGTGACCCCACTACCGACCGCATCAATCACCGCGACCTCATCCCGACTGATGACTGA